A genomic stretch from Setaria viridis chromosome 1, Setaria_viridis_v4.0, whole genome shotgun sequence includes:
- the LOC117833834 gene encoding ABC transporter B family member 2, with protein sequence MSSSANGAAQEGGGGKKKKAAEEVAKVPFLKLFSFADQWDCVLMAVGSLGACAHGASVPVFFIFFGKLINIIGLAYLFPTTVSGRVAKYSLDFVYLGIVILFSSWTEVACWMHTGERQAAKMRLAYLRAMLDQDIAVFDTEASTGEVINAITSDILVVQDAISEKVGNFMHYISRFVAGFAIGFSQVWQISLVTLAIVPLIAIAGGTYAYVTIGLMARVRKSYVKAGEIAEEVIGNVRTVQAFVGEEKAVRSYREALLRTYKYGKRGGLAKGLGLGSMHSVLFLSWALLIWFTGVVVHKRISNGGESFTTMLNVVIAGLSLGQAAPNISTFLRARTAAYPIFQMIERSTVNKASSKTGRTLPAVDGHIQFRSVHFSYPSRPDVVILDRFSLDFPAGKIVALVGGSGSGKSTVVSLIERFYEPLSGSILLDGHDIKELDVKWLRRQIGLVNQEPALFATSIRENILYGKEDATMEEINHAAKLSEAITFINHLPGRYETQVGERGIQLSGGQKQRIAISRAILKNPSVLLLDEATSALDAESEKSVQEALDRVMVGRTTVVIAHRLSTIRNADTIAVVDGGRIVETGTHEQLMANPCSAYSSLIQLQEAAQIQQKPSLSDSASITRPLSFKYSRELSGRTSTGASFRSDKDSISRYGAGEAHDEAHKGKPVSMKKLYSMVRPDWFFGVSGTLSAFVAGSQMPLFALGVTQALVSYYMGWETTKQEVRKISVLFCCGAVLTVVFHVIEHLSFGIMGERLTLRVREKMFSAILRNEIGWFDDTSNTSAMLSSRLEADATLVRTIVVDRSTILLQNVGMIVTSLIIAFILNWRITLVVLATYPLMVSGHISEKMFMKGYGGNLGKSYLKANMLAAEAVSNIRTVAAFCSEEKVIKLYADELKEPSKRSFRRGQGAGLFYGVSQFFLFSSYALALWYGSQLMSKELATFKSVMKSFMVLIVTALAMGETLAMAPDIIKGNQMVSSVFDILDRKTDVRIDTGEDIKRVEGLIELRGVEFRYPARPDVTVFKGLDLLMKAGKSMALVGMSGSGKSTVLSLILRFYDPIAGRILIDGKDIKKLKLKSLRKHIGLVQQEPALFATTIYENILYGKDGATEAEVIEAAKLANAHSFISSLPEGYQTKVGERGVQLSGGQKQRIAIARAIVKDPAILLLDEATSALDVESERVVQQALDRVMKNRTTVMVAHRLSTIKNADVISVLQDGKIIEQGGHQQLIENRNGAYHKLVSLQQQQQQQSQQSS encoded by the exons atGAGCTCGTCGGCGAATGGCGCCGCccaggagggcggcggcgggaagaagaagaaggcggccGAGGAGGTGGCCAAGGTGCCGTTCCTGAAGCTGTTCTCGTTCGCGGACCAGTGGGACTGCGTGCTCATGGCGGTGGGTTCGCTGGGCGCCTGCGCGCACGGCGCCTCCgtgcccgtcttcttcatcttcttcggcAAGCTCATCAACATCATCGGCCTCGCCTACCTCTTCCCCACCACCGTCTCCGGCCGCGTCGCCAAG TACTCGCTGGACTTCGTGTACCTCGGCATCGTCATCCTCTTCTCGTCGTGGACCG AGGTGGCGTGCTGGATGCACACGGGCGAGCGGCAGGCGGCGAAGATGCGACTGGCCTACCTGCGCGCGATGCTGGACCAGGACATCGCCGTCTTCGACACCGAGGCGTCCACCGGCGAGGTCATCAACGCCATCACCAGCGACATCCTCGTCGTCCAGGACGCCATCTCCGAGAAG GTGGGCAACTTCATGCACTACATCAGCCGGTTCGTGGCCGGCTTCGCCATCGGCTTCTCGCAGGTGTGGCAGATCAGCCTCGTCACGCTCGCCATCGTCCCGCTCatcgccatcgccggcggcaCCTACGCCTACGTCACCATCGGCCTCATGGCCCGCGTCCGCAAGTCCTACGTCAAGGCCGGCGAGATTGCCGAGGAG GTGATCGGCAACGTCCGGACGGTGCAGGCGTTCGTCGGCGAGGAGAAGGCCGTGAGGTCGTACCGGGAGGCGCTGCTGAGGACGTACAAGTACGGCAAGAGGGGCGGCCTCGCCAAGGGCCTCGGCCTCGGTTCCATGCACTCGGTGCTCTTCCTCTCCTGGGCGCTGCTCATCTGGTTCACCGGCGTCGTCGTCCACAAGCGGATCTCCAACGGCGGCGAGTCCTTCACCACCATGCTCAACGTCGTCATCGCCGGCCT GTCGCTCGGCCAGGCGGCGCCGAACATATCGACGTTCCTgcgggcgaggacggcggcgtaCCCCATCTTCCAGATGATCGAGAGGAGCACCGTGAACAAGGCGAGCTCCAAGACCGGCCGCACGCTGCCGGCGGTCGACGGGCACATCCAGTTCCGCAGCGTGCACTTCAGCTACCCGTCACGGCCGGACGTCGTCATCCTCGACAGGTTCAGCCTGGATTTCCCGGCCGGCAAGATCGTCGCTCTCGTCGGCGGGAGCGGGTCCGGCAAGAGCACCGTGGTCTCCCTCATCGAGCGCTTCTACGAGCCACTTTCCGGCTCGATCCTGCTCGACGGGCACGACATCAAGGAGCTCGACGTCAAGTGGCTGCGCAGGCAGATCGGGCTGGTGAACCAGGAGCCGGCCCTGTTCGCGACGAGCATCCGGGAGAACATACTCTACGGCAAGGAAGACGCCACCATGGAGGAGATCAACCACGCGGCGAAGCTCTCGGAGGCGATCACGTTCATCAACCACCTCCCCGGCCGGTACGAGACGCAGGTCGGCGAGCGCGGGATCCAGCTCTCCGGCGGGCAGAAGCAGCGCATCGCCATCTCGAGGGCGATACTGAAGAACCCGTCGGTGCTGCTCCTCGACGAAGCGACCAGCGCGCTGGACGCCGAGTCCGAGAAGAGCGTCCAGGAGGCGCTGGACCGCGTCATGGTCGGCCGCACCACCGTCGTGATCGCGCACCGCCTGTCGACCATCCGGAACGCCGACACGATTGCCGTCGTGGACGGCGGCAGGATCGTCGAGACGGGCACGCACGAGCAGCTCATGGCGAACCCGTGCAGCGCGTACTCCTCGCTGATCCAGCTGCAGGAGGCCGCCCAGATTCAGCAGAAGCCGTCCTTATCTGACAGCGCAAGCATCACCAGGCCACTAAG TTTCAAGTATTCAAGGGAGTTGTCCGGGAGGACGAGCACGGGTGCCAGCTTCCGTTCTGACAAGGACTCAATCAGCCGGTACGGCGCCGGTGAGGCGCACGACGAGGCGCACAAGGGGAAGCCCGTGTCCATGAAGAAGCTCTACTCCATGGTGCGGCCGGACTGGTTCTTCGGCGTATCGGGCACCCTCAGCGCCTTCGTGGCGGGCTCCCAGATGCCGCTCTTCGCGCTGGGCGTCACGCAGGCGCTGGTGTCCTATTACATGGGGTGGGAGACCACCAAGCAGGAGGTCCGCAAGATCTCCGTGCTCTTCTGCTGCGGGGCCGTGCTGACGGTGGTGTTCCACGTGATCGAGCACCTCAGCTTCGGCATCATGGGCGAGCGGCTCACGCTGCGGGTCCGGGAGAAGATGTTCTCGGCGATCCTGCGGAACGAGATCGGGTGGTTCGACGACACCAGCAACACCAGCGCCATGCTGTCGTCGCGGCTCGAGGCGGACGCCACGCTCGTGCGCACCATCGTCGTCGATCGCTCCACCATCCTGCTGCAGAACGTCGGCATGATCGTGACGTCGCTCATCATCGCCTTCATACTCAACTGGAGGATCACGCTGGTCGTGCTCGCCACCTACCCCCTCATGGTCAGCGGCCACATTAGCGAG AAAATGTTCATGAAAGGTTATGGTGGCAACCTTGGCAAGTCGTACCTGAAGGCCAATATGCTTGCTGCGGAGGCAGTGAGCAACATCCGGACGGTGGCAGCCTTCTGCTCGGAGGAGAAGGTGATAAAGCTCTACGCAGATGAGCTTAAGGAGCCCTCCAAGAGGTCCTTCCGGCGAGGCCAGGGCGCCGGCCTGTTCTACGGTGTATCCCagttcttcctcttctcctcttaTGCACTGGCCTTATG GTATGGTTCGCAGCTGATGAGCAAGGAGCTGGCCACCTTCAAGTCCGTGATGAAGTCCTTCATGGTGCTCATAGTGACGGCGCTGGCCATGGGTGAGACACTGGCGATGGCGCCTGACATCATCAAAGGGAACCAGATGGTGTCCTCAGTGTTCGATATCCTGGATCGTAAGACGGACGTCCGGATCGACACGGGCGAGGACATCAAGAGGGTCGAGGGGCTGATCGAGCTGCGGGGCGTCGAGTTCCGGTACCCAGCGAGGCCCGACGTGACCGTGTTCAAGGGCCTTGACCTCCTGATGAAGGCCGGCAAGAGCATGGCGCTCGTCGGGATGAGCGGCTCCGGCAAGAGCACCGTGCTGTCGCTCATCCTCCGGTTCTACGACCCGATCGCCGGAAGAATCTTGATCGACG GGAAGGACATCAAGAAGCTGAAGCTGAAGTCTCTGAGGAAGCACATCGGGCTGGTCCAGCAAGAGCCGGCGCTGTTCGCGACGACGATCTACGAGAACATCTTGTACGGCAAGGACGGGGCTACGGAAGCCGAGGTCATCGAGGCGGCGAAGCTGGCGAACGCGCACTCGTTCATCAGCTCGCTGCCGGAGGGGTACCAGACCAAGGTCGGTGAGCGCGGCGTGCAGCTGTCGGGCGGGCAGAAGCAGCGCATCGCCATCGCGCGTGCCATCGTCAAGGACCCAGCCATCCTGCTCCTGGACGAGGCGACGAGCGCGCTCGACGTGGAGTCGGAGCGCGTGGTGCAGCAGGCGCTGGACCGGGTGATGAAGAACCGGACCACCGTGATGGTGGCGCACCGGCTGTCGACGATCAAGAACGCCGACGTCATCTCGGTGCTGCAGGACGGCAAGATCATCGAGCAGGGGGGGCACCAGCAGCTGATCGAGAACAGGAACGGCGCCTACCACAAGCTTGTCagcttgcagcagcagcagcagcaacagagtCAGCAGAGCTCATGA
- the LOC117841541 gene encoding uncharacterized membrane protein At4g09580 — MAKEDKFPVWEAALLAAVAAVFAAALAGVYVSMPHSDYSFLKLPHNLQELRVLTDHLEGYTSDYTIQVLVGYCAVYIFMQTFMIPGTIFMSLLAGALFGQLGGLALVIFAATAGASSCYFLSKLVGKPLVSSLWPDKLMFFQKQVAKRREKLLNYMLFLRLTPTLPNTFINFASPIVDVPYHIFFLATATGLIPAAYVTVKAGIALSDLRSLNDLYDPKSIAVLFLIGLVSVTPTLLGKNETQGKAPADLAASTTN, encoded by the exons atGGCGAAGGAGGACAAGTTCCCGGTGTGGGAggcggcgctgctcgccgccgtggccgccgtcttcgccgcggcgctggcgggCGTCTACGTCTCCATGCCCCACTCCGACTACAGCTTCCTCAAGCTGCCCCACAACCTCCAGGAGCTCCGAGTCCTCAC CGACCATCTGGAGGGCTACACCAGTGACTACACCATCCAGGTGCTGGTGGGCTACTGCGCTGTGTACATCTTCATGCAGACGTTCATGATCCCAGGGACTATTTTCATGTCCTTGCTTGCTGGGGCCCTCTTTGGGCAGCTCGGTGGCCTGGCCCTGGTGATCTTTGCTGCCACTGCCGGTGCTTCTTCCTGCTACTTCCTGTCCAAGCTGGTCGGCAAACCACTGGTCTCCTCGTTGTGGCCGGACAAGCTCATGTTTTTCCAAAAGCAG GTTGCAAAGAGAAGAGAGAAGCTGCTTAATTACATGCTTTTCCTGAGACTCACTCCAACACTGCCCAATACTTTCATCAATTTTGCTTCACCTATAGTGGATGTGCCCTACCATATCTTCTTCTTAGCGACAGCCACTGGCCTCATCCCAGCTGCCTATGTGACTGTCAAG GCTGGAATTGCTTTGAGCGACCTGAGATCGTTGAACGACCTATACGATCCGAAGTCGATTGCGGTGCTGTTCCTGATCGGGCTTGTTTCGGTGACGCCAACATTGCTGGGCAAGAACGAGACGCAAGGCAAAGCACCAGCAGACTTGGCAGCTAGCACCACCAACTGA